From Orcinus orca chromosome 3, mOrcOrc1.1, whole genome shotgun sequence, a single genomic window includes:
- the HK3 gene encoding hexokinase-3 produces the protein MDFIGSLGLQQQEGVPSCPQEGLPCPSNSSELVQECLQQFKVTGAQLRQIQISLLDSMEQALEGQASPAPAVRMLPTYVGSTPHGTEQGDFVVLELGATGASLRVLWVTLMGIEGHKMEPRSQEFVIPQEVMLGPGQQLFDFAARCLSEFLDALPVGNQGLQLGFSFSFPCHQTGLDKSTLISWTKGFRCSGVEGQDVVQLLRDAIQRQGTYSIDVVAVVNDTVGTMMGCEPGVGPCEVGLVVDTGTNACYMEEARHVAVLDEDRGRVCISVEWGSFSDDGALGPVLTIFDRTLDHESLNLGAQRFEKMIGGLYLGELVRLVLAHLAQCGVLFGGYTSPALLRQGGILLEHVAEIEDPSAGAARVHAILQDLGLNPSASDAEFVQHVCAAVCTRAAQLCAAALAAVLSRLQHSREQQTLQIAVATGGRVFERHPRFLSILQETVMLLAPECDVSFIPSVDGGGQGVAMVTAVAARLAAHRCLLEETLAPFRLTREQLAAVQAQMREAMAKGLQGEASSLRMLPTYVRDTPDGSERGDFLALDLGGTNFRVLLVHVATGGVQITSQIYSIPECVAQGSGQQLFDHIVDCIVDFQEKQGLSGQSLPLGFTFSFPCTQLGLDQGILLNWTKGFNASDCEGQDVVCLLREAIRRRQAVELNVVAIVNDTVGTMMSCGYEDPHCEVGLIVGTGTNACYMEELRNVASVAGDSGHMCINMEWGAFGDDGSLSMLSTRFDASVDQASINPGKQRFEKMISGMYLGEIVRHTLLHLTSLGVLFRGQQTQRLQTRDIFKTKFLSEIESDSLALRQVRAILEDLGLSLTSDDALMVLEVCQAVSQRAAQLCGAGVAAVVEKIRENRGLEELTVSVGVDGTLYKLHPHFSSLVAATVRELAPRCVVTFLQSEDGSGKGAALVTAVACRLAQMTCV, from the exons ATGGACTTCATTGGGTCTCTAGGGTTGCAGCAACAGGAAGGAGTCCCCAGCTGCCCCCAAGAAGGCTTGCCCTGCCCCTCAAACAGCTCTGAGCTG GTACAGGAATGCCTGCAGCAGTTCAAGGTGACAGGGGCACAGCTGCGGCAGATCCAAATCAGCCTACTGGACTCCATGGAGCAGGCCCTTGAGGGGcaggccagccctgcccctgctgtCCGGATGCTGCCCACATATGTGGGGTCTACCCCACATGGCACTG AGCAAGGAGACTTCGTGGTGCTGGAACTGGGAGCCACAGGGGCCTCACTGCGTGTTCTGTGGGTGACCCTGATGGGCATTGAGGGGCACAAGATGGAGCCCCGAAGCCAGGAGTTTGTGATCCCCCAAGAGGTGATGCTGGGTCCTGGTCAGCAG CTCTTTGACTTTGCCGCCCGCTGCCTATCTGAGTTTCTGGATGCGCTCCCCGTGGGCAATCAGGGTCTACAGCTTGGGTTCAGCTTCTCCTTCCCTTGTCACCAGACAGGGCTGGACAAG AGCACCCTCATTTCCTGGACCAAAGGTTTTAGGTGCAGTGGTGTGGAAGGCCAGGATGTGGTCCAGTTGCTACGAGACGCCATCCAGAGGCAGGGA ACCTACAGCATCGATGTAGTTGCCGTGGTGAATGACACAGTGGGCACCATGATGGGCTGCGAGCCAGGGGTTGGGCCATGTGAAGTTGGGCTGGTTGTAG ACACTGGCACCAATGCGTGTTACATGGAAGAGGCACGGCATGTGGCAGTGCTAGACGAGGACCGGGGCCGAGTCTGCATCAGCGTCGAGTGGGGCTCCTTCAGTGATGATGGGGCCCTGGGGCCAGTGCTGACCATCTTCGACCGCACCCTGGACCACGAGTCTCTGAATCTGGGTGCCCAGAG GTTTGAGAAGATGATCGGGGGCCTGTACCTGGGTGAGCTGGTGCGGCTGGTGCTGGCTCACCTGGCCCAGTGCGGGGTCCTCTTTGGCGGCTACACCTCTCCTGCCCTGCTAAGGCAAGGCGGCATCCTCCTGGAACATGTGGCTGAGATAGAGGA TCCCTCTGCTGGGGCAGCCCGTGTGCACGCTATCCTGCAGGATTTGGGCCTGAACCCGAGCGCCTCAGATGCCGAGTTCGTGCAGCACGTATGCGCGGCTGTGTGCACGCGGGCTGCCCAGCTCTGTGCAGCTGCCCTGGCTGCCGTCCTCTCCCGTCTCCAGCACAGCCGGGAGCAGCAGACACTTCAGATCGCTGTGGCCACTGGAGGCCGAGTGTTTGAGCGACACCCCAG GTTCCTCAGCATCCTGCAGGAGACAGTGATGCTCCTGGCCCCCGAATGTGATGTCTCCTTCATACCCTCTGTGGACGGGGGAGGCCAGGGTGTGGCAATGGTGACTGCTGTGGCTGCCCGCCTGGCTGCCCACCGGTGCCTGCTGGAGGAGACCCTGGCACCATTCCGGTTGACCCGTGAGCAGCTGGCAGCAGTGCAGGCACAGATGCGAGAGGCCATGGCCAAGGGACTCCAAGGGGAAGCCTCCTCCCTCCGCATGCTGCCCACTTACGTCCGGGACACGCCTGATGGCAGTG AGCGTGGGGACTTCCTGGCCCTGGACCTGGGGGGCACCAACTTCCGGGTCCTCCTGGTGCATGTGGCCACTGGAGGTGTGCAAATCACCAGCCAGATCTACTCCATCCCGGAGTGCGTGGCCCAGGGCTCTGGGCAGCAG CTCTTTGACCACATTGTGGACTGCATCGTGGACTTCCAGGAGAAGCAGGGCCTGAGTGGGCAGAGCCTCCCCCTGGGTTTCACCTTCTCCTTCCCATGTACGCAGCTCGGCCTGGACCAG GGCATCCTCCTGAACTGGACAAAGGGTTTCAATGCATCTGACTGTGAGGGCCAAGATGTTGTGTGTCTGCTGCGGGAAGCCATCAGGCGCAGACAG GCAGTGGAACTGAATGTGGTTGCCATTGTCAATGACACGGTGGGGACCATGATGTCCTGTGGCTACGAGGACCCCCATTGCGAGGTTGGCCTCATCGTAG GAACTGGCACCAATGCCTGCTACATGGAGGAGCTCCGGAATGTGGCAAGTGTGGCTGGGGACTCAGGCCACATGTGCATCAACATGGAGTGGGGTGCCTTTGGGGACGATGGCTCTCTCAGCATGCTCAGTACCCGTTTTGATGCAAGTGTGGACCAGGCATCCATCAACCCTGGCAAGCAGAG GTTTGAGAAGATGATCAGTGGCATGTACCTGGGGGAGATTGTGCGCCACACCCTCTTGCATTTGACCAGCCTTGGAGTTCTCTTCCGGGGCCAGCAGACCCAGCGCCTTCAGACCAGGGACATCTTCAAGACCAAGTTTCTCTCTGAGATTGAAAG TGACAGCCTGGCCCTGAGGCAGGTCCGAGCCATCCTGGAGGATCTGGGGCTGTCCCTGACCTCAGATGATGCCCTGATGGTCCTGGAGGTATGCCAGGCTGTGTCCCAGAGGGCCGCCCAGCTTTGTGGGGCAGGTGTGGCTGCCGTGGTGGAGAAGATCCGTGAGAACCGGGGCCTGGAAGAGCTGACTGTGTCCGTGGGGGTGGATGGAACCCTCTACAAGTTGCACCCTCA CTTCTCCAGCCTGGTGGCAGCCACAGTGCGGGAGCTGGCCCCTCGCTGTGTGGTCACCTTCCTGCAATCAGAGGACGGGTCCGGCAAAGGTGCAGCCCTGGTCACCGCTGTTGCCTGCCGCCTTGCCCAGATGACCTGTGTCTGA